The following proteins are co-located in the Solanum pennellii chromosome 1, SPENNV200 genome:
- the LOC107008046 gene encoding probable serine/threonine-protein phosphatase 2A regulatory subunit B'' subunit TON2, which yields MYSGSSDGEGPDATAQRKIPPPSSMLWVRNLRRYIGSGAGLGSEALMELETKRILLDIFKEKQQKSAEAGTIPSFYKKKPEEGSISHRVQRLAKYRFLKKQSDLLLNADDLDAMWVCLRENCVIDDATGAEKMNYEDFCHIASVCTEQIGPKCRRFFSPSNFMKFEKDESGRIAILPFYLYVMRTVSLTQARIDMSELDEDSDGFLQPHEMEAYIRGLIPNLAQLRDMPAAFVQMYCRIAAHKFFFFCDPHRRGKACIKKILLSNCLQELMELHQETEEEVTDTEQAENWFSLTSAQRICDMFLALDKDMNGTLSKQELREYADGTLTDIFIERVFDEHVRRGKIGGGNAREMDFESFLDFVLALENKDAPEGLTYLFRCLDLQGRGFLTTADIHTLFRDVHQKWIEGGNYELCIEDVRDEIWDMVKPSDSLRISLADLLSCKQGGTVASMLIDVRGFWAHDNRENLLQEEEEPQEEG from the exons ATGTACAGTGGCTCAAGCGATGGAGAAGGTCCTGACGCTACGGCGCAACGGAAGATTCCCCCGCCATCCTCAATGCTTTGGGTTCGAAACCTCCGAAGATACATCGGATCCGGTGCCGGTCTCGGGTCTGAAGCCCTAATGG AGCttgaaacaaaaagaatattGCTAGATATTTTTAAGGAGAAGCAACAAAAGAGTGCTGAAGCTGGCACAATTCCTAGCTTTTATAAGAAG aAACCTGAAGAGGGATCTATCAGTCATAGGGTTCAGAGGTTGGCAAAATACCGATTTTTAAAG aAACAATCTGACCTTTTGCTGAATGCTGATGATTTGGATGCTATGTGGGTATGCCTAAGAGAGAACTGTGTGATAGATGATGCAACTGGTGCAGAAAAG ATGAATTATGAAGACTTTTGCCACATTGCCTCTGTATGTACAGAACAAATAGGGCCTAAATGTCGCCGCTTTTTCAGTCCTTcaaatttcatgaagtttgaGAAGGATGAATCAGGGAGGATTGCCATCCTGCCATTTTACCTTTATGTGATGCGTACA GTTTCACTTACTCAAGCCCGAATTGACATGAGTGAGCTTGATGAAGACTCTGATGGTTTCCTTCAACCCCAT GAAATGGAAGCCTATATACGGGGCCTGATTCCTAACCTAGCACAGCTTCGAGACATGCCAGCAGCTTTTGTCCAAATGTATTGCCGTATAGCTGCACacaaatttttcttcttttgtgatCCCCATAGGCGAG GTAAGGCATGCATAAAAAAGATTTTACTTAGCAACTGTCTCCAAGAGTTGATGGAACTTCACCAG GAAACTGAGGAGGAAGTTACTGACACAGAGCAAGCTGAAAACTGGTTTTCCTTGACTTCTGCACAGAGGATTTGTG ACATGTTTCTTGCTCTTGATAAAGATATGAATGGGACATTGAGCAAGCAGGAGCTAAGGGAATATGCGGATGGTACGCTAACAGATATCTTCATTGAAAGAG TTTTTGATGAGCATGTTCGACGTGGAAAAATTGGAGGCGGCAATGCCCGTGAAATGGATTTTGAAAGTTTCCTTGACTTCGTTCTAGCCCTGGAAAATAAGGATGCCCCGGAGGGTCTTACATATTTGTTCAGGTGTCTTGATCTCCAAGGAAGGGGTTTCCTAACTACAGCGGATATTCACACTCTATTCAG aGATGTCCATCAAAAATGGATTGAAGGAGGGAACTATGAACTATGCATCGAGGATGTAAGGGATGAAATATGGGATATGGTGAAGCCGTCTGACTCTTTGAGGATATCACTGGCTGATTTGCTATCATGCAAACAAGGTGGCACTGTTGCAAGCATGCTTATAGATGTGCGTGGTTTCTGGGCCCATGACAACAGAGAAAATCTTCTACAGGAAGAGGAAGAACCCCAAGAAGAAGGATGA